One Streptomyces coeruleorubidus DNA segment encodes these proteins:
- a CDS encoding glycosyltransferase, with product MTRTLKALVYGDVNLNVIDGSAVWAQSTVQALSLAGCHTRLLLKSPVRTERLIEPLAGLPGVTVVRPYEERLLPTQGSRSSLSPGQASQLLARLDRDEPCDLLVLRGLRVVTRVVADGAFDGRIWAYLTDVPQSAAEMTEAARTDLARAAAACRRILCQTEELRCFLEAWVPEACGKSVLSPPAVPVPGFPLPERDRPHDPVRLVYTGKFAPDWNTLPMTRLPSVLSELNIRAELHTVGDKIHDDRAHPEFKAEMAQALRSAPGVHHHGGQPREEAMRIAADCDLGLGWRDPNLDASLELSTKVLEFGVLGLPVVLNRTPAHETLLGGDYPLYVPRGAALDAAAEAVALAVREPEARLLAAERCRKAAGRYTLQAAADRWRADLDRVFPSFPKLSASPLLPASLKRGNPPGQGGPASPAVVARQRPLRLGVAGHDLKFLTRLLDHLRALPGLDVRVDAWPALARHDPAASRELADWADVVFVEWCGPAAVWYSRHKRRGSRLVVRLHRFELTGPWTRQVDIDAVDRVVCVSPCYARRTREHTGWPESKIMVIPNWVDTAQLDRPKVPGAHFRLGMIGIVPSLKRLDLGLDVLEKLRARDRRWHLSVKSKPPWEYWWIWNKPEERAHYDAVLRRIQTSPLIEGAVVFDAFGPDVPGWLRRIGHVLSTSDLESFHLATAEGMASRAVPALLPWEGADEIYDRRWIHETPEAMADAIADLGPDEWRSAGELARTQVHESFSLERVAGDWTELLLSG from the coding sequence GTGACCCGCACGCTCAAGGCGCTCGTCTACGGCGACGTCAACCTCAACGTCATCGATGGCTCCGCCGTGTGGGCCCAGTCGACGGTGCAGGCGCTGTCGCTGGCGGGCTGCCACACCCGGCTCCTGCTCAAGTCCCCCGTCCGCACCGAGCGCCTGATCGAACCGCTGGCGGGGCTGCCCGGCGTCACCGTGGTGCGCCCCTACGAGGAGCGGCTGCTGCCCACGCAGGGGTCGCGTTCCTCACTCTCGCCCGGGCAGGCCTCTCAACTGCTGGCCCGGCTGGACCGTGACGAGCCCTGCGACCTGCTGGTGCTGCGCGGCCTGAGAGTGGTCACTCGTGTGGTCGCCGACGGCGCCTTCGACGGGCGGATCTGGGCCTATCTGACCGACGTCCCCCAGTCGGCCGCAGAGATGACCGAGGCGGCCCGCACGGACCTTGCTCGCGCCGCCGCGGCCTGCCGCCGAATCCTCTGCCAGACCGAGGAGCTGCGCTGCTTCCTGGAAGCCTGGGTGCCGGAGGCCTGCGGCAAGAGCGTGCTCAGCCCGCCCGCCGTGCCTGTCCCCGGCTTCCCCCTGCCGGAGCGCGACAGGCCGCACGATCCGGTGCGGCTCGTCTACACGGGCAAGTTCGCGCCGGATTGGAACACGTTGCCCATGACGCGCCTGCCGTCGGTCCTCAGTGAACTGAACATCCGTGCCGAACTCCACACGGTTGGCGACAAGATCCACGACGACCGAGCCCACCCGGAGTTCAAGGCCGAGATGGCCCAGGCGCTGCGCTCCGCACCCGGCGTCCACCACCACGGCGGCCAGCCCCGCGAGGAGGCCATGCGCATCGCCGCTGACTGCGACCTCGGCCTCGGCTGGCGGGATCCGAACCTCGATGCCAGCCTCGAACTCTCCACCAAGGTACTGGAGTTCGGGGTACTCGGTCTGCCCGTCGTCCTCAACCGCACGCCCGCGCACGAGACGCTGCTCGGCGGCGACTACCCGCTGTACGTGCCCAGGGGCGCCGCGCTCGACGCCGCCGCCGAAGCCGTCGCGCTCGCTGTGCGCGAGCCCGAGGCCCGGCTGCTGGCGGCCGAACGCTGCCGGAAGGCCGCTGGGCGGTACACCCTTCAGGCCGCGGCGGACCGGTGGCGGGCGGACCTCGACCGCGTCTTTCCGTCCTTCCCCAAGCTCTCGGCTTCTCCCCTACTCCCGGCTTCGCTCAAGCGGGGGAACCCTCCTGGGCAGGGGGGACCTGCATCACCTGCCGTGGTCGCACGGCAACGGCCGTTGCGGCTCGGTGTCGCCGGCCACGACCTGAAGTTCCTCACCCGGCTGCTCGACCACCTTCGCGCACTGCCCGGCCTCGACGTACGCGTCGACGCGTGGCCTGCGCTCGCCCGCCACGATCCGGCCGCGAGCAGGGAACTCGCCGACTGGGCCGACGTGGTGTTCGTTGAGTGGTGTGGACCGGCCGCCGTCTGGTACAGCCGCCACAAGCGGCGCGGCAGCCGCCTCGTAGTACGCCTGCATCGCTTCGAGTTGACCGGCCCGTGGACGCGGCAGGTCGACATCGACGCAGTCGACCGGGTGGTGTGCGTCAGCCCGTGCTACGCCCGCCGCACCCGCGAGCACACCGGCTGGCCGGAGTCGAAGATCATGGTCATCCCGAACTGGGTCGACACCGCCCAGCTCGACCGCCCCAAGGTGCCCGGCGCCCACTTCCGCCTCGGCATGATCGGCATTGTGCCCAGCCTCAAACGCCTCGACCTCGGCCTCGACGTCCTGGAGAAGCTGCGCGCCCGTGACCGGCGCTGGCACCTGTCGGTCAAGTCCAAGCCACCGTGGGAGTACTGGTGGATCTGGAACAAGCCCGAGGAGCGTGCGCACTACGACGCCGTGCTGCGCCGTATCCAGACCTCGCCGCTGATCGAGGGGGCCGTCGTCTTCGACGCCTTCGGGCCGGACGTACCGGGCTGGCTGCGCCGCATCGGGCATGTGCTGTCCACCAGCGACCTAGAGAGCTTCCACCTCGCCACGGCGGAAGGCATGGCCTCCCGTGCGGTACCGGCCCTGCTGCCATGGGAGGGTGCGGACGAGATCTACGACCGGCGGTGGATCCATGAGACCCCGGAGGCGATGGCGGACGCCATCGCCGATCTGGGGCCGGACGAATGGCGGTCGGCCGGGGAGCTGGCTCGCACTCAGGTGCACGAGTCCTTCTCCCTGGAGCGGGTGGCCGGGGACTGGACGGAACTGCTCCTGTCCGGATGA
- a CDS encoding transposase produces the protein MGRSAVASAYWKTLYAVLSGVEGTINEFAHGHGTRRYRYRGQPKAHLQPYSRPLP, from the coding sequence ATGGGCCGAAGCGCAGTAGCGTCCGCGTACTGGAAGACCCTCTACGCGGTCCTCTCCGGAGTCGAGGGCACCATCAACGAGTTCGCCCACGGACACGGAACGCGCCGCTACCGCTACCGAGGACAGCCGAAAGCCCACCTGCAACCGTACTCACGGCCATTGCCGTGA
- a CDS encoding ArnT family glycosyltransferase: MGRRTANALSAVVIVVFACLQVLAHHNWGLSNDSYRYARHSMQILGEPRDVAQRQATKAYCSVEADQREHLRHLRPGGMPSPDRRAAQTRSCLRDNANGLGPRNPRYERIFDTRPGYPLLAAPAIGLFGITRGMWLTSLVITAGTSLLVLVLLRQARASLFAALTGQVLFLCSRPAWWSMRPLAEGAITAGVLAALLGAWWLLQGRSRPGVVLLCAALGTTALVKYSTALVLAGSLVAAAACLCLIRRNTGDGTSRGRAALLGGLSAAAAIGIIAAMKALRLPGASETLQEIFTHHFRTPPVDDPLSQLLRLNVSYWVQWACDQAAEPLFVLLLGLGCWGLLRCSPVLGVLSLAAGMVGLATAAAHPTVSQGDRLWLLMWMPALLGTPLAVDLLRSRLREADSVHPRQLDDAVKAHSASR, translated from the coding sequence ATGGGCCGTCGCACGGCCAACGCTCTCTCGGCCGTCGTCATCGTTGTCTTCGCCTGCCTCCAAGTGCTCGCCCACCACAATTGGGGGCTGTCCAACGACTCTTACCGCTACGCCCGGCACAGCATGCAGATCCTCGGCGAGCCTCGCGACGTAGCTCAGCGGCAGGCGACAAAGGCGTATTGCTCTGTCGAGGCCGACCAGCGCGAGCACCTGCGGCATCTTCGTCCCGGCGGGATGCCAAGCCCTGACCGCCGAGCCGCACAAACGCGGTCCTGCCTGCGTGACAATGCAAATGGCCTTGGTCCAAGGAACCCCCGATACGAACGCATCTTCGACACTCGACCCGGATACCCTCTGCTCGCAGCACCGGCTATCGGCTTGTTCGGCATCACCCGCGGCATGTGGCTGACCAGTCTGGTGATCACTGCAGGCACATCTCTCCTGGTGCTAGTGCTGCTTCGCCAGGCCAGAGCTTCTCTGTTCGCCGCCCTCACCGGACAGGTACTCTTTCTCTGCAGTCGTCCGGCCTGGTGGTCCATGCGGCCGCTGGCCGAGGGAGCGATCACGGCCGGGGTGCTGGCCGCCCTTCTGGGAGCGTGGTGGCTGCTGCAAGGACGCAGCCGACCGGGCGTTGTCCTCCTGTGCGCTGCTCTTGGCACCACCGCCCTGGTCAAGTACTCCACCGCACTCGTCCTCGCGGGATCTCTGGTTGCCGCAGCCGCCTGCCTGTGCCTCATCCGAAGGAACACAGGGGACGGAACATCCCGCGGCCGCGCCGCCCTGCTCGGTGGTCTGAGCGCAGCGGCCGCCATAGGAATCATCGCAGCGATGAAAGCGCTGCGCCTTCCTGGTGCCTCGGAAACCCTGCAGGAGATCTTCACCCACCACTTCCGTACTCCGCCCGTTGACGACCCCTTGTCGCAACTCCTGCGGTTGAATGTCAGCTACTGGGTCCAGTGGGCGTGTGACCAAGCCGCTGAGCCGTTGTTCGTGCTTTTGCTCGGACTGGGCTGCTGGGGCTTGTTGCGATGTTCCCCGGTGCTCGGCGTGCTCTCTCTGGCCGCCGGCATGGTGGGACTCGCCACCGCGGCGGCGCACCCAACCGTCAGTCAGGGGGACCGCCTGTGGCTCCTGATGTGGATGCCGGCGCTGTTGGGCACGCCTCTCGCGGTTGACCTGCTGCGTTCCCGGCTGCGGGAAGCGGATTCAGTCCACCCACGACAGCTGGACGATGCGGTGAAGGCCCACTCGGCAAGCCGGTGA